The Oreochromis niloticus isolate F11D_XX linkage group LG2, O_niloticus_UMD_NMBU, whole genome shotgun sequence genome includes a region encoding these proteins:
- the gpx3 gene encoding glutathione peroxidase 3 isoform X2: MTSPQPVHLSRRGTSTESSHRVGGNDCTMWPVLPLLLLGLLQPCTVGSQFTQQCNSSVEGTIYKYRAKTLNGSQTVNFSDYAGKAVLFVNVATYUGLTYQYVELNALYEEMKLDGLTILGFPCNQFGKQEPGQRHEILPGLKHVRPGNGFIPNFLLFEKGDVNGKNEQEVYTFLKSSCPPVGIDFGPMYGRLFWEPLKSTDIKWNFEKFLVGRNGKPVMRWHPTINVSVVRADVRRYLLEQYAKDVFN; this comes from the exons ATGACGTCACCCCAGCCAGTTCATTTATCTAGAAGAGGGACATCCACAGAGAGCAGTCACCGTGTCGGGGGGAACGACTGCACGATGTGGCCCgtgttaccgctgctgctgctcggTCTGCTGCAACCCTGCACCGTGGGCTCCCAGTTCACTCAG CAATGCAACTCATCAGTGGAAGGCACCATTTACAAATACAGAGCAAAGACTCTAAATGGTAGTCAGACTGTGAACTTCAGTGACTACGCAGGCAAGGCTGTCCTCTTTGTCAACGTGGCTACATACTGAGGACTCACCTATCAGTATGTGG AACTGAATGCACTGTATGAGGAGATGAAACTAGATGGGTTAACTATTCTTGGCTTCCCCTGCAACCAGTTTGGAAAACAGGAACCGGGGCAAAGGCATGAAATCCTGCCAGGTTTAAA ACACGTTAGGCCTGGCAATGGATTCATTCCAAACTTCCTGCTGTTTGAGAAAGGTGATGTGAATGGGAAAAATGAGCAAGAGGTTTATACTTTCCTTAAG AGCTCTTGCCCCCCTGTCGGAATCGACTTTGGTCCCATGTATGGCCGGCTCTTCTGGGAGCCTCTAAAGAGTACCGACATCAAGTGGAACTTTGAGAAGTTTCTGGTGGGAAGGAATGGGAAGCCAGTGATGAGGTGGCACCCGACCATCAACGTTTCTGTGGTCCGAGCTGACGTCCGGAGATACCTGCTCGAACAGTACGCAAAGGATGTCTTTAATTAG
- the gpx3 gene encoding glutathione peroxidase 3 isoform X1 yields MKIRMTSPQPVHLSRRGTSTESSHRVGGNDCTMWPVLPLLLLGLLQPCTVGSQFTQQCNSSVEGTIYKYRAKTLNGSQTVNFSDYAGKAVLFVNVATYUGLTYQYVELNALYEEMKLDGLTILGFPCNQFGKQEPGQRHEILPGLKHVRPGNGFIPNFLLFEKGDVNGKNEQEVYTFLKSSCPPVGIDFGPMYGRLFWEPLKSTDIKWNFEKFLVGRNGKPVMRWHPTINVSVVRADVRRYLLEQYAKDVFN; encoded by the exons ATGAAGATTAGG ATGACGTCACCCCAGCCAGTTCATTTATCTAGAAGAGGGACATCCACAGAGAGCAGTCACCGTGTCGGGGGGAACGACTGCACGATGTGGCCCgtgttaccgctgctgctgctcggTCTGCTGCAACCCTGCACCGTGGGCTCCCAGTTCACTCAG CAATGCAACTCATCAGTGGAAGGCACCATTTACAAATACAGAGCAAAGACTCTAAATGGTAGTCAGACTGTGAACTTCAGTGACTACGCAGGCAAGGCTGTCCTCTTTGTCAACGTGGCTACATACTGAGGACTCACCTATCAGTATGTGG AACTGAATGCACTGTATGAGGAGATGAAACTAGATGGGTTAACTATTCTTGGCTTCCCCTGCAACCAGTTTGGAAAACAGGAACCGGGGCAAAGGCATGAAATCCTGCCAGGTTTAAA ACACGTTAGGCCTGGCAATGGATTCATTCCAAACTTCCTGCTGTTTGAGAAAGGTGATGTGAATGGGAAAAATGAGCAAGAGGTTTATACTTTCCTTAAG AGCTCTTGCCCCCCTGTCGGAATCGACTTTGGTCCCATGTATGGCCGGCTCTTCTGGGAGCCTCTAAAGAGTACCGACATCAAGTGGAACTTTGAGAAGTTTCTGGTGGGAAGGAATGGGAAGCCAGTGATGAGGTGGCACCCGACCATCAACGTTTCTGTGGTCCGAGCTGACGTCCGGAGATACCTGCTCGAACAGTACGCAAAGGATGTCTTTAATTAG
- the dctn4 gene encoding dynactin subunit 4 isoform X2 — MASLLQPDRVVYLVRGEKKIRAPLSQLYFCRYCSELRSLECVSHEVDSHYCPSCLENMPSAEAKLKKNRCANCFDCPCCMHTLSTRATNIPAPLPDDPTKTAMKKAYYLACGFCRWTSRDVGMADKSVASGGWQEPENPHTQRINKLIEYYQQLAHREKQERDRKKMARRRQCMPLAFSEKYGLGTRLQRQRPGAPLSSLAGLSLKEGEDQKEITIEPAQALDEVEPLPEDCYTRPINLPEVTTLRQRLLQPDFQPAGASQLHPRHKHLLMKRSLRCRKCEHNLSKPEFNPTSIKFKIQLVAVSYIPEVRIMSIPNLRNGKESQVLLTLTNPVENITHVTLTACEENDPDEINSTAKVIVPSKELLLAGKDAAAEYDELAEPQDFQDDPDVVAFRKSNKIGFFIKVIPQKEEDKDVTVSFKIRHDFRNLAAPIRPSEEGADTAAEAIWLTHHVELRLGPLAS, encoded by the exons ATGGCGTCCCTTCTGCAGCCAGATAGAGTTGTCTATCTGGTtcgtggggaaaaaaaaattagagcCCCCCTGTCTCAGCTTTATTTCTGTCGCTACTGCAGTGAGCTACGATCTCTGGAATGCGTGTCTCACGAG GTGGACTCCCACTATTGCCCCAGCTGTCTGGAAAACATGCCGTCTGCAGAGGCTAAGCTTAAAAAGAACAG GTGTGCAAACTGTTTTGACTGCCCGTGCTGCATGCACACACTGTCTACTCGGGCCACCAACATCCCAGCTCCTCTGCCTGATGATCCTACCAAGACAGCCATGAAGAAAGCGTACTATTTGGCCTGCGGCTTCTGTCGCTGGACCTCAAGAGATGTGGGCATGGCTGACAAATCAGTTG CCAGTGGTGGATGGCAGGAGCCTGAGAACCCTCATACTCAGCGG ATCAACAAACTGATTGAGTATTACCAGCAGCTGGCCCACCGAGAGAAGCAGGAGAGGGACAGGAAGAAGATGGCCAGGAGACGACAGTGCATGCCCCTGGCGTTCTCG GAAAAATATGGCCTTGGAACCAGACTGCAGAGGCAGAGGCCTGGAGCTCCACTATCAAGCCTGGCTGGCCTTTC CCTCAAAGAGGGTGAAGACCAGAAGGAGATCACCATTGAACCAGCCCAGGCCCTTGATGAGGTGGAGCCCCTGCCTGAGGATTGTTACACCAGACCCATCAATTTACCTGAAG TGACCACGCTGCGGCAGCGGCTTCTGCAGCCAGACTTCCAGCCTGCGGGGGCATCTCAGCTCCACCCAAGACACAAACACCTCCTGATGAAGCGCTCGCTGCGCTGCAGG aAATGCGAGCACAACTTGAGCAAGCCAGAGTTTAATCCTACTTCAATCAAGTTTAAAATTCAGCTGGTGGCTGT GAGTTATATCCCAGAAGTGAGAATTATGTCCATTCCAAATCTCCGGAATGGGAAG GAGAGCCAGGTGCTGCTGACCCTGACCAACCCAGTGGAGAACATCACCCATGTCACACTGACTGCTTGTGAGGAAAATGACCCTGATGAGATTAATAGCACTGCAAAG gtTATAGTGCCCAGTAAGGAACTACTCCTAGCAGGAAAGGATGCTGCTGCTGAGTATGATGAACTAGCCGAACCTCAGGACTTCCAGGATGACCCAGA TGTTGTTGCCTTCAGGAAATCCAACAAGATTGGTTTCTTTATCAAAGTGATCCCTCAGAAAGAAGAGGATAAGGATGTCACCGTTTCTTTTAAGATCCGACACGACTTCCGCAACCTCGCTGCTCCCATCCGACCGAGCGAGGAGGGAGCCGACACTGCCGCTGAAGCCATCTGGCTCACTCACCACGTGGAACTGAGGCTGGGACCCCTCGCTTCCTGA
- the dctn4 gene encoding dynactin subunit 4 isoform X1, whose translation MASLLQPDRVVYLVRGEKKIRAPLSQLYFCRYCSELRSLECVSHEVDSHYCPSCLENMPSAEAKLKKNRCANCFDCPCCMHTLSTRATNIPAPLPDDPTKTAMKKAYYLACGFCRWTSRDVGMADKSVASGGWQEPENPHTQRINKLIEYYQQLAHREKQERDRKKMARRRQCMPLAFSQHTIHVVEKYGLGTRLQRQRPGAPLSSLAGLSLKEGEDQKEITIEPAQALDEVEPLPEDCYTRPINLPEVTTLRQRLLQPDFQPAGASQLHPRHKHLLMKRSLRCRKCEHNLSKPEFNPTSIKFKIQLVAVSYIPEVRIMSIPNLRNGKESQVLLTLTNPVENITHVTLTACEENDPDEINSTAKVIVPSKELLLAGKDAAAEYDELAEPQDFQDDPDVVAFRKSNKIGFFIKVIPQKEEDKDVTVSFKIRHDFRNLAAPIRPSEEGADTAAEAIWLTHHVELRLGPLAS comes from the exons ATGGCGTCCCTTCTGCAGCCAGATAGAGTTGTCTATCTGGTtcgtggggaaaaaaaaattagagcCCCCCTGTCTCAGCTTTATTTCTGTCGCTACTGCAGTGAGCTACGATCTCTGGAATGCGTGTCTCACGAG GTGGACTCCCACTATTGCCCCAGCTGTCTGGAAAACATGCCGTCTGCAGAGGCTAAGCTTAAAAAGAACAG GTGTGCAAACTGTTTTGACTGCCCGTGCTGCATGCACACACTGTCTACTCGGGCCACCAACATCCCAGCTCCTCTGCCTGATGATCCTACCAAGACAGCCATGAAGAAAGCGTACTATTTGGCCTGCGGCTTCTGTCGCTGGACCTCAAGAGATGTGGGCATGGCTGACAAATCAGTTG CCAGTGGTGGATGGCAGGAGCCTGAGAACCCTCATACTCAGCGG ATCAACAAACTGATTGAGTATTACCAGCAGCTGGCCCACCGAGAGAAGCAGGAGAGGGACAGGAAGAAGATGGCCAGGAGACGACAGTGCATGCCCCTGGCGTTCTCG CAACACACTATTCATGTGGTG GAAAAATATGGCCTTGGAACCAGACTGCAGAGGCAGAGGCCTGGAGCTCCACTATCAAGCCTGGCTGGCCTTTC CCTCAAAGAGGGTGAAGACCAGAAGGAGATCACCATTGAACCAGCCCAGGCCCTTGATGAGGTGGAGCCCCTGCCTGAGGATTGTTACACCAGACCCATCAATTTACCTGAAG TGACCACGCTGCGGCAGCGGCTTCTGCAGCCAGACTTCCAGCCTGCGGGGGCATCTCAGCTCCACCCAAGACACAAACACCTCCTGATGAAGCGCTCGCTGCGCTGCAGG aAATGCGAGCACAACTTGAGCAAGCCAGAGTTTAATCCTACTTCAATCAAGTTTAAAATTCAGCTGGTGGCTGT GAGTTATATCCCAGAAGTGAGAATTATGTCCATTCCAAATCTCCGGAATGGGAAG GAGAGCCAGGTGCTGCTGACCCTGACCAACCCAGTGGAGAACATCACCCATGTCACACTGACTGCTTGTGAGGAAAATGACCCTGATGAGATTAATAGCACTGCAAAG gtTATAGTGCCCAGTAAGGAACTACTCCTAGCAGGAAAGGATGCTGCTGCTGAGTATGATGAACTAGCCGAACCTCAGGACTTCCAGGATGACCCAGA TGTTGTTGCCTTCAGGAAATCCAACAAGATTGGTTTCTTTATCAAAGTGATCCCTCAGAAAGAAGAGGATAAGGATGTCACCGTTTCTTTTAAGATCCGACACGACTTCCGCAACCTCGCTGCTCCCATCCGACCGAGCGAGGAGGGAGCCGACACTGCCGCTGAAGCCATCTGGCTCACTCACCACGTGGAACTGAGGCTGGGACCCCTCGCTTCCTGA